The Salvelinus alpinus chromosome 10, SLU_Salpinus.1, whole genome shotgun sequence genome includes the window aaagctccgccttatctcagctcactggtccccATAGCAACACCAactcatagcacgcgctccagcgggtatatttcactggaaatccccaaagccaacacctcctttagccgcctttccttccagttctctgctgccaatgactggaaagaattgcaaaaatcactgaagttggagacttatatctccctcactaactttaatgcGTCAGCTGTccgagcagcttaccgatcgctgcagctgtacacagcccatctgtaaatagcccaaccaACCTACTTCCTACCTCAAccccatatttgttttgtttttctgctcttttgcacaccagtatttctacttgcacatcctcatctgcacatatatcactccagtgtaaattgctcaaATGTAATTACTTCTCCACTATTGGCCTATGTATTACCTTAAATCTTTACtcaatttgcacacactgtatacagatttctatattgtgttactgactgtacatttgtttattccatttgtaactctgtgttgttgtttttgtcgcactgctttgcatcatcttggccaggtcgcagttgtaaatgagaacttgttctcaactggcttacctggttaaataaaggtgaaataaaataaatgtaaaaaacagcGTGACAATATCAAATGATTGACCATTCATAATACAGGTGTTTTGCTTAATTCAAAGTCAATATGTTTTAGATATCACAACTAGCATCCAGGTTTACTTAGGTTATTTGTTTGATCTCAGTCTACCACTAACGTCCATTTttttcatcatcctcatcatcattaaTAAAATACATACTGTAGGCTACCTTACTAGAATTAAACAATACTTCCATAGTCTATGCCACCTCAATAACAAAGTTCCAAAAAAGAAATGAGGATTCAAGAAAACATCTCTCTTCAATGGCCTCAGCTATTAACCATATGATCAACAAGGTCAAATGCAACCCTAAAGTCAACAAGCAGCTCACCCACAAGTTTATCTTGGTCAAGTGATCGGAGCCATTGATCGGTTAAATCAACTGTTGCAGTCGAGGGATCTTCACAGTACGCATGCTGGTAGAGAAATAAGATGTGCTGGATGTGTAATTATCTAGGCCTAAAACATTTGATTAAAgagtagatcaaatcaaatgttatttgtcacatgcgccgaatacaaaaggtgtgtagaccttatagtgaaatgcttccttacaagcccttaaccaacaatgctttaagaagttttcagaaaaaaaagtgttaggtcaatttaaaaaaaataaaagtaacaaattattaaacagcagcagtaaaataacaatagcgaggatatatacagggggtaccgatacagagtcaaagtgcattggcaccggttagtcgaggtaattgaggtaatatgtacatgtaggtagagttaaagtgactatgcatagataataaacagagaatagcagcagagTAAAAGAGAGGTCTGGGTAGCCCATTGATTAgcttttcaggagtcttatgagttggggtagaagctgttggaggtgtacctgaatTCTTGCATTGTAGTTCAATAAATTATTAACTAAGGAAATCAATATCAGCTGACTATAGAACCTGCCAACAGTGCCTATTGTTAAAAACATGTTTGAACCTGTCTGTATCCATGTTGATTTAGCCAATTAGCAACCTCTCTTGCTCATGAGCATCAGATATTCCTCCATTCattctctatcatattcctctctatcatattcctctctatcgtATTCCtgtctatcatattcctctctatcaaaTTTCTCTCCATCAAATTCAGCTCTACCCTCCATCCACTCCCCCTCCCTTTCCGTCCTCCTCATCTCAGCACAGCCCCGCTCCATCGGGTCGATTTGAAATTCAACATTTAAACAGTGCAACTCTCCCCAGATTTGTGAAAAGTAAACATTGTGTGTTTATACTGTGTTGTACAGTATGTCTTGACAAAAATCAAACAGAGAGTAAACCTTTGTAATGTAATATTTTTATTCCTTTTTTCATTGCATGCAAAAATACAGtatccctccctgctctctctctattaccCAGTCTACTCATCCATCTTCAAGCTTTCATCCCTTCCCTGCTCTTCTATCACCCTCTCAGttcctttttcttcttctccagtctcttcctctcctctttcctcatcttttctctcttcttctcctccttttctTGAATCTTTCGCTCCATCTCCAGGAACTCAGCTtgagctttctctctctttttcagctCCTCAGAACACTTCTTCTCTTTCTTAATCCTGTCTTTCATCATGTCATTATGTATCTTCATCAGCCCCTCTAACCTCTTTTTCTCTGCCTTTTCCTTCtcttttctttccttctctctcttttcctgttctaacttctccctcttcttctcagcCTTCATGACTTtcttctgctctttctctctctccttcacgtctttctcctccctctttttttGCTCCTCCTGCTTGTGTttcatctcctttctctctttcttgtcATCTTTCAACTTCTTATTCAGTTTCTTATTTTTCTCTTTTTCCTCCATCTTCAAACACGGGATTTTCTGCATGTGGTTCATGACCAGAAAGCCCACTCTTCCTAGGatggtctctgctctctctgatgAAACCTTCCCATTGGAGCACTTGGAATGGGCACAGTCCACCTCACTCTTCAATCCCTCCCTCAGGCTCACATCCTTGAcgctcctctcttcactctcaatttcaagtcttatcCAACAATCCTAACAGGAAGACATTGACTCTAgatgtagtattgtttcagtgttGCACATTCAATACACATTTGAGTAATCAACATACAATGATGGCCTCATGGGGCACCCCATTAGATTTTACAATACCCATAGATGTACTTCCTGAGTCCATACTAAAAGTAATACAAATGTTAACCCTAGTAAGGGGTGATGTTTTATACTATGAGCAAAGagcagcagggttggggtcaattccagtcaattccggtcaattcaggaagtactctAAAATTCAAATTCTCTACAACGctttgaattgaaatggaactgacccccAACCCTGTAAAGTAGTAGTGTAAAACAGGACACCTACCATTGCCTCTTCCAGGGTCCAGGGCCTGGGTTCATCATCATCCTCTGACCTGCATATGGAGGCTCCCACTCTAACAGGCGTCTTAGTGACCACGCAGATCAGAGGGGTGGGCAGCTCATCATTGCGGGTTGCCAGAGTTAATTCAGCATCTGGGTCCAGCTGGTGAGCGTGAGGGCAGAGATCCACCTCTTTACTAGTGCCCTTCACTTTCTGATCTGGCTGCTTGTGGTCCTTGTCATGGATGCATGCCAGGCTTGGAGGAAGTGCAAGGACAGGGAATTTATCACCGGTCAGTTCCTCTCTCTTGACAGTGGATGTAACTGCACTTGCCTCTGTGTCAACTGAGCACTCTGTGGTGTTCTCAACGGTCTCCTCTGGCTGTTTGTGGTCAATGTTGTGGGTGCAGGGCAGCCTTAGAAGCAGAGCTGCGGGTGCAGGAGGACTTTTATCAGCCAAAAACTCCTCTTCGAGGACAGTAGACACGGAAGCGGCTGCTTCACTGACAACTGGACACTTGCTGGTACCCTCTACTGCATCCTCTGGCCGTTTGTAGTCATTGTCAAAGACAAGTGGCAGACATGAAGGCAGCACTGAGGGAAGACCTGTAGCTGCTGATGGATCCTCTCTATTAGCAACTGATGCCTCTGCGGCGACTGAGCACTCAGTGGCGCCCTCTTTCGTCTCCTCTGGctgcttatggtcattgtccaAAATGTTTGACAAGCTTGGAGGCAGCCTTGGATCAGGGCTTTTATCCAGGTCCTCTCCCTGGACAATGGATGTGCCTACAGTCATCTCTGTGGCAACGGAGGACTCGGTGGCGTCCTCTTTTTCCTCCTTGGTCAGTTTGTGTTCAGAGTCACGGATACATGGCGAGCTTGGAGACAGTGCTGCAGGGTCAGGAGGGCTTTGATCAGCTGCCATGTCCTCTTTGAGTTGAGTGGACACATCATTGGTTGTTTCACTGGCAACTGGACACTTGTTGGTTCCCTCTACTGCCGCCCCTGGCAGTTTGTAGTCAATGTCAAAGACTGGTGGCAGGCATGGAGGCAGCACTGAAGGAAGAATTCTAGCTGCCCACCGGTTCTTGACAGTGGCTGTACCTGCAGTGGCCACTTTGGCAACTCGGCACTCCGTGGCTGAAACAGCAGGCTGGGAGGTTTCCGGGACATTGAATGAATTGCCAATGAACCGCTGAGccagtggtgggagagagaaaggatagaATCTGTCCTCTTCCTTGATATTAGATTTTGCCACTGTAGCAACTGAGACCTCAGTGGTTCCCTCTACTGTCTGCTGTGGTGGAATGGAGTCATTGTTAAAGAAGTGTGGCAGGTATCGATGCAGCATTGAGGAAAGATGTGTATCTGTCGATAAGTCCTCTCCTTTACCAGCAGATACATCTGCAGTGGTCTCTGTGGCAACTGGGCACTCAACAGGGACAAAGTATGAAAATACAATGAACCGCTTGTCATCCTGAGCGCGTATGGCCAATAGAGAGGGGGGATGCAACATGGTTGGTATAGGCCTCCGATTGGTGAAAGCCAGTGGTGGGAGGGAGTCAATACAGTGAGCCATGAACTCAGTGAGTGGACGGTTGGTCACATCTCTCACATTCTGCAGGAGAAAAGAAACAGACATGATGAAAGTGATCACATTCAGTACATACATACTTTATGAGTGAACACTATATACTAATACatcacatatacagtgccttcggaaagtattcagaccccttcactttttccacattttgttacctcacagccttattctaaaattgattaaataattatttgcgctcatcaatctgcacacaataccccatattgacaaagcaaaaacagaatcGTTCCAcattcattacaacaacaacaaaaaatggcgATTTACTTTCGTattgagtactttgttgaagcacctttggcagcaattacaccaTAAAATCTTCTTGGGTAatactctacaagcttggcatacttgTGTTTGGGGacttcctcccattcttctctgcagatcctctcaagctctgttaggttggatggggagcgttgctgcacagctattttcagatctctccaagtccgggctctggctgggccactcaaggacattcagagacgtgtcccaaagtcactcctgcgttgtcttggctttgttcttagggtcgttgttctgttggaaggtgacccttcacccccagtctgaggtcctgcaagctctggagcaggttttgatcaaggttctctctgtactttgctcagttcatctttacctcgatcttgactagtctcctagtccatgccgctgaaaaacatccccacagcatgatgctgccaccaccgtgcttcaccgtgccgtaggtgccagatttcctccatacgtgacgcttggcaatcaggccaaagatttcaatcttggtttcatcagaccagagcatcttgtttctcatggtctgagagtctttaggtgcctgttggcaaactccaagcgggctgtcatgtgccttttaacgGCCTGATCGGTgatgtgctgcagagatggttgtctttctggaaggttctcctatctccacagaggaactcttgagctctgtcagagtcaccatcgggttcttggtcacctccatgaccaaggcccttctcctccgaatGCTCAGCTTGGCCGGGCGGCCGGctcgaggaagagtcttggtggttccaaacgtcttccatttaagaatgatggaggccactgtgttcttggggaccttcaatgctgcagttaTTTCTTgatacccttccctagatctcgTCCTCGACATAATCCTCTGAACTCTACGGACGATTCCTTAgacctcatggtttggtgtttgctctgacatgcactgtcaactgtgggaccttatatagacaggtgtgtgcctttccaaatcatgtcctatcAATTTAATTTACAATATGTCCAATCAtgtcgtagaaacatctcaaggacgatcaatggaaacaggatgcacctgacctcaatttcgagactcatagcaaagggtctgaattcttatgttaataaggtatttctgtttttaagtttaatacatttgcaaaaaaaatgtaaaacagttttttcactttgtcattatggggtattgtgtgtattatttaatcaattttagaatgaggctgtaacgtaacaaaggaCGGAAAAAgaaaaggtgtctgaatactttcccgaagacGCTGTATATATCTAGTGTCCTCTCAGATGCTCTGCACCAGTCTGTACCAACCCTGGGTCTTCTAGCCAACGGGTCAACTAAGTATAAAAATACATGCCCTACACCCAGcataacatttgacattttagacatttagcagaggcttttatccagaacgacttacagttagtgtattcaacttaaggtagctaggtgagacaactacATAATCCTGATATGAAGGTCTACGAGAGATCACTTGGtcttgttatttacatttttttcaagACAAGGCAACCATAAGAACTGAGGACTATGTACATAACAATACTCAGAGACATACACGATACAACACAAGAAAAGTTATCAGACAAAATACTGTTAGCTTACGTTCAATGGCATATGGCACATTTGGCCCGTATATTGACATATATTTGCTTTAGTCAATATTGTTCAACAGAACTCTTGTTGACTTTGTCAAAGTTGGTCTTGTTACCTCCTCAATCAGGCTTGGCATTTTCCTCGTCTCAAACCAAATCCTCTTCATCTCCTTCTCCTGCTCCCTCTGGATCTGCCACATCAGAGCCAACCTGGCACCCAGCTCCATCATGTAGTCTGTCTGGATCTCCCTTTCCTTCAACTGACACTCAGCCCTCCTCTGTGTCAGCGTTGAACCCTCCATGTCTTCCTCCTAGCTAACAATAACTCTGGAAATGACATAACGTTGTAGTAAGTGGCGTGTTGCTAACCAAAtaataatacatctctttacgaTGTGCACACGTTTCTTCCCGTTTACCTACAATTAAGCAAGTGACAATCCCAATCCAGAGATGATTACGCAGTAGACCTATCTGAAATACTAGTAAAAAGTTGGCTGCTGGAAAAGCGACCAAGTTGAAATGAATAGATTTTGGCTGTTCCTATCATTATGTGCACAATATCCTTCATGACATCATCATTGTGATGCAAGGCGTTGCCATTGGAGATGACAAAGCACAACACAGAGTTCAAAAATCAAACTTCAAGCTCTCTCTGTACCTTACTATTGAGCCATATTCAACCCCCCATGTAACGCCACTCCATATTGAGCCTTATTCAACCCCCCATGTAACACCACTCCATATTGAGCCTTATTCAACCCCCCATGTAACGCCACTCTATATTGAGCCTTATTCAACCCCCCATGTAACGCCACTCCATTTTGAACCTTATTCAACCCCCCATGTAACGCCACTCTATATTGAGCCTGTTTCTCACAAACCACACTAATCACTTATATAATATCATTCCAAAAAGATTTTGGGGAAGAAAGTGACTCTATATCCATCATGGACCTAACTTGTTGTACAGTTTCACCTATTTTAAACACTCCAGTCTTCTCTTTGAGTGCCTCTGAGTGCAACTCAATTTAAAGAGGTACATATTTGGTACATATTTATAGAGATAATTGATTGCAATATATGTTGGGGATTAACACAGAGATGGGGTTTTCTTTCATCAATAGAATGCATTTGCCATTAGGCTGGCTCACTACAACAACTGTAACATGCCATCTCAAGTGTCAGGATGAACCATTTTCTCACAAAAAAATGGATTCAAGCAAACTGTATCTCATCAACAGTTTCTCTTGTCACCATGATTGCATGTTAGGCCTACTTAAAAGGTCATGTTAGTACACAAGTCATTTGAAAAGTAGTTATTCTACAGAAACATAGTTAAACAGTAAGTTATATTTCAACCTACCTCCCAAGTAAgcagtgtgttctctctctaATGAAATAGGACATGAATAATCTGTCAGAGGTTAGTTGAATCAGTTTCTTTGCactgttctgtttgtctgttcaACAGCTAACCTCCTAGAATCAGAATCTTGTGATGTCACAATGAAGGCCCCATTGCCATGATTACCCACAGAAGCTCTCATGTCTAATCAAATGCTGGAACAATTCACTTTTTTTAAACCTATTGAGCACAGTCATACCTAATATTTACATTGGATCCATGTAANNNNNNNNNNNNNNNNNNNNNNNNNNNNNNNNNNNNNNNNNNNNNNNNNNNNNNNNNNNNNNNNNNNNNNNNNNNNNNNNNNNNNNNNNNNNNNNNNNNNAATTAACAGCAAAATATGTTTTGGCAGTAAACTGTAGCAAATGACCCTTCTAGCTGCGTCCCACTGTCCCtccatagccgcaggaagtaggggtgctgaaggTGCTCCCCACTTATTTATAGCCTATAGCTTATATTTTGCAGTTAAACAAAAAGTGCTGCTTAGCCTACTGCATGATCAGTCCCAACCAAAAGGCCTATTGCTTTTTTATTTGCTAAAGGCAGTTTCAAATTAAAGTCAGCTGTCAGATTTGGGTACCGTTAGTAAAGGCTTTCATGGGCCAGCTAGAGGTGGATGTTTAAACCAGAGCCCATTCAACTGTGTTACCTGATTCTCCTGCGGCGCCAACTGCTTGGGTAGAGTCATCATCCACAGCCATACGCAAAGTTCATTAAACTAAAATGTAGATCCTAGGGCACCATCTCGGCATTAAACATTCCAAGAATCACATTCTGAGTGGACATTGGCATGGAGTGTGTGGTGTTTGCAGCACCCCAGGACCAGGTCACTAGGACTGGAACCCTGTACATTTGTAAATTTCTTGTCTGTATCCTTGCTTCCCTAACTTTCTgcctctctcaccatcccccgCTTAGGCAGCCACCAGCCTGTGAGCCCAACATCTACCTGGCCCAGGATCCAACCACCAGTCCACACACTGACCCGCCCACCAGACCCCTCTGATCCATCCGCTCCAATGTCCTACCCTGCGA containing:
- the LOC139531375 gene encoding uncharacterized protein, whose product is MLHRYLPHFFNNDSIPPQQTVEGTTEVSVATVAKSNIKEEDRFYPFSLPPLAQRFIGNSFNVPETSQPAVSATECRVAKVATAGTATVKNRWAARILPSVLPPCLPPVFDIDYKLPGAAVEGTNKCPVASETTNDVSTQLKEDMAADQSPPDPAALSPSSPCIRDSEHKLTKEEKEDATESSVATEMTVGTSIVQGEDLDKSPDPRLPPSLSNILDNDHKQPEETKEGATECSVAAEASVANREDPSAATGLPSVLPSCLPLVFDNDYKRPEDAVEGTSKCPVVSEAAASVSTVLEEEFLADKSPPAPAALLLRLPCTHNIDHKQPEETVENTTECSVDTEASAVTSTVKREELTGDKFPVLALPPSLACIHDKDHKQPDQKVKGTSKEVDLCPHAHQLDPDAELTLATRNDELPTPLICVVTKTPVRVGASICRSEDDDEPRPWTLEEAMDCWIRLEIESEERSVKDVSLREGLKSEVDCAHSKCSNGKVSSERAETILGRVGFLVMNHMQKIPCLKMEEKEKNKKLNKKLKDDKKERKEMKHKQEEQKKREEKDVKEREKEQKKVMKAEKKREKLEQEKREKERKEKEKAEKKRLEGLMKIHNDMMKDRIKKEKKCSEELKKREKAQAEFLEMERKIQEKEEKKREKMRKEERKRLEKKKKELRG